GGACGCGGTGCGGCCGGTGGGCACGCGTTTCGCGGTGCAGGGACCGACGGTGGTGACGGCGGACGTGTCGATGACGCTGGTGCTGGCGACAGGGACGGTGCCGCAGGCCGCCATCTCCGCGGTGACAGCGGCGATCGCGGCCTATATCGGCGGGCTGCCGGTGGGCGCGACGCTGCCTTACTCGAAGCTGCTGCAGATTGCCTATGACGCGTCCGACGCCGTGGTGAACGTGACCGACGCCCTGCTGAACGGTGGCACGGCCGATCTGGCGCCGCCCGCGTTCGGGGTGGTGCGGGCCGGCACGATCGGCGTGAGCTGAGCCATGAGCGGTTCGAATCCCCCCGGCAGCGCGGCCGACATGGCGGCGCGGCTGAAAATGGTCCTGCCGGCCGGCTGGTTCGCCGATGCGACGCCGGTGCTGGACCAGGTTCTCGGCGGGCTCGGCGCGCTCTGGGCCGGGCTTTACGCGCTGATCGGCGCGGTGCGGCGGCAGACGCGGATCGCGACGGCCTCGGGGCCGATGCTGGACATTGCCGCGCGCGACTATCTGGGCGGGCGCATCGTCCGGCGGGCGGGCGAGGCGGATGCCGCGTTCAGCATGCGGATCCGCGCCAATCTGCTGGCACCGAAGGCAACGCGGGCGGCGCTGGCGGCGGCGATCACCGCCGAGACCGGGCGGGCGCCGGCGATCTTCGAGCCCGCCAACACGGGCGATACCGGCGGCTATGGCGCCAACACGCTGGGGTATGGCGCGCGCGGCGGCTATGGCAGCCTTGCCCTGCCCTATCAGTGTTTCGTGACGGCCTATCGCCCGCTCGTGGCCGGCAGCGGCGCGTCCGGCGGGTTCGGGTACGGGCCGGGCGGGTATTCGACCTCGCCGCTGGCCTGGAGCGATCTCGCCCAGGATGTGGGGCTGGCCACCGATGCCGACATCTACGCAACCATCGCCGGCGTGCTGCCGGTCAATGCCATCGCCTGGACGCGGTTGCTGAACTGACGGGCGATCCCGCGCCGTTTTCATCCCTGCCGGCCGGCCGCCGCCCTGATGCGGCGGGTGCCGTCGCACGGCCTCATGACAAGGACATCTTCATGGACAGGACCATCGTCTATCCGGGGGCGATCCCGCTGGATACCGACATTCTGAACCTCAACCGCAACGTGATGGTCGCGATCGGCGCGCTCAATGAAGCGGTGCTCGGCGGCGGCATGGTCGCGGACGGGCTGGCCTGCACGCCGACCGTGCCGGCCTCGCTGACGGTGACGGTGGCGCCGGGATCGATCACCCAGCTCGGGCCGGTCGATGCCAACAGCTATGGCAGCCTGCCGCAGGATACCGCGCAGCAGACGGTGCGGATGGGCATCAATCTCGATCCGGTCACGTTCACCCTCGCGGCGCCGGCCAGTTCCGGCCAGTCGGTGAATTACCTGATCGAGGCGACGTTTTCGGAGGCCGACGCCGATCCGGTCGTGCTGCCCTACGTGAACGCCGCCGATCCTTCGGTGCCGTATTCCGGGCCGGGCAATTCGGGCGGGGCGCAGAACACGCAGCGGCTGCAGCGGGTTCAGCTGCAGGTCAAGCCGGGTGCGGCGGCGGCGGCGGGAACCCAGGTGACGCCGCCGGTGGATGCGGGGTGGGTGGGGCTTTACGTCGTCACCGTCAATTACGGGCAGAGCGCGATTACCGCGGCCGATATCGTCACGCTGCCGCAGGCGCCGTTCCTGCCCTTCAAGCTGCCGCAGCTGCGGCCGGGCTTCTCGCAGATGCAGGTGTTCGAGAGCTCGGGCAGTTTCGTCGTGCCGCCCGGGGTGACGCAGGCGAAGGTGACGGTGGTCGGCGGCGGCGGTGCGGCGGGATACCACGTCTCGATGCCCGGCGCCGGCGGTGGCGCCGGTGGGACGGCGATCGACATCGTCACCGGCCTCGTGCCGGGGCAGGTGGTTGCGGTGACGGTGGGCGCGGGGGGCGTGGCGCCCACCTCGCCGGCCAGTGGCGGCAATGGCGGCACGTCGAGCTTCGGCAGCTACATGTCGGCCACCGGCGGCACCGGCGGCGAAGGCGGCTCCGGCTCGCTGTTCGCAACGGCGGGCGGTGCCGGCGGTATCGGTTCCGGGGCGCGGATCATCCAGGGCGGGGCGATGGGCGGTGACGGCATCGTCGTCGCCTCGCGCGGCGGCGATGGCGGCGGGCCGGGCCATGGGCGCGGGGCGAGCGGGCCGCTGGCCGGCCTGTCGGCCACCGGCTTCGGCGGCGGCGGCGGCGGCGGCGGCGCCTCGACCGGCGCCGCGCCCGTCGGCAGCCCCGGCGGGGCGGGCGCGCCTGGCATCGTCATCGTCGAATACTGAGCGGAGCCATCCAGATGAGCGCAACCACGACACCGGCCAGCCGGATCTGGCAGGCCGCCTCGGCACGGCTGATCGAGATCGAGGGGTTCATTCCGACCCCGCGCGGGATCGCGCTGCTGCCGCCGCGGCCGCTGGCCTGGCCGGAAAAGGATCCGGGCGATACGCTTGACTACACCTTCGACGTGGCACCCGCCCTCGCGGGCAGCCCGGGCGATGCGATCGCCACCGTTTCGGCCACGGTGAGCCCGGACAATCCGGGCGATGTCACCATCGCCTCGACGGCGATCGATGGCACCCGCGCCGTGCTGTGGCTCGCCGGCGGGCAGCCGGGCACGATCTATACGGTCACGGTTTCCATCACCACGCTGGCCGGACGGAATCTCGCGCGGAGCATCGCCCTGCCGGTCGTTTCGCTGGCGTCGGTGCCGGCGCCGGCGAGCGCGATCACGACACCGGGCGGCGCGCCGATCACCAGCCCGTTCGGCCAGCCCATCACCGCGAACTGAGGAGGCGGCATGCCAACCATCGGACAATTGCCGGCGGCGAATTCGGTTTCGGATAGCGACGAACTGCCGCTCTACCAGGCCGGACAGACCGTGGCGGCGACGCGCGCGCAGTTTCTGGCCGGCATGCAGCAGCAGCTTGCCCTGCCGCAGGGCACGCTGCTCGGCGGTGTCGGGCCCGGAACGGCGGCGCCGGTGCCGATCACCATCGGCGCCAATCTCTCGCTCAGCGGCACGACGCTGGCCGCCGCCGCGGCGCCCTTCGAAATTGCGGCATTGCCCGCAGGGGCGGCGCCCGCCGCCGG
This genomic interval from Acidiphilium multivorum AIU301 contains the following:
- a CDS encoding glycine-rich domain-containing protein — protein: MDRTIVYPGAIPLDTDILNLNRNVMVAIGALNEAVLGGGMVADGLACTPTVPASLTVTVAPGSITQLGPVDANSYGSLPQDTAQQTVRMGINLDPVTFTLAAPASSGQSVNYLIEATFSEADADPVVLPYVNAADPSVPYSGPGNSGGAQNTQRLQRVQLQVKPGAAAAAGTQVTPPVDAGWVGLYVVTVNYGQSAITAADIVTLPQAPFLPFKLPQLRPGFSQMQVFESSGSFVVPPGVTQAKVTVVGGGGAAGYHVSMPGAGGGAGGTAIDIVTGLVPGQVVAVTVGAGGVAPTSPASGGNGGTSSFGSYMSATGGTGGEGGSGSLFATAGGAGGIGSGARIIQGGAMGGDGIVVASRGGDGGGPGHGRGASGPLAGLSATGFGGGGGGGGASTGAAPVGSPGGAGAPGIVIVEY
- a CDS encoding phage fiber-tail adaptor protein, whose translation is MSATTTPASRIWQAASARLIEIEGFIPTPRGIALLPPRPLAWPEKDPGDTLDYTFDVAPALAGSPGDAIATVSATVSPDNPGDVTIASTAIDGTRAVLWLAGGQPGTIYTVTVSITTLAGRNLARSIALPVVSLASVPAPASAITTPGGAPITSPFGQPITAN